The Deinococcus multiflagellatus genome includes the window TAGGGCTTATGGGCACAGAACGCGGCCTGCCTTCCACTTGAAGGCAGGCCGCCTGGGCCAGAGGGGGGCGCTTTACAGGCCCAGCGCCGGGCTTTCTTCGGGCGGCGGCAGGCGGAAGGCCCGCGAGAGAATCACGCCCAGTTCGTACAGGGCGTACAGGGGCACGGCCACCAGCAGCATGTTCGTGGGGTCAGGCGTGGGGGTGATAATGGCCGCCGCCACCATGATCGCCACCAGCGCAATGCGCCAGCCCCTGCGCAGCATGACGTGGTTCACGATGCCGATGCGGGTGAGGATCACCGCCAGAATGGGCATTTCAAAGGACAACCCAAAGGCAATCAGAAAGGTCGTGATGATGCCGATGTAGTTTCCCAGGCTGAAATTGCCCTCGACCGCCCCGGCCATAAAGTCGGCCAGGAAGGGCACCATGGTGGGCAGCACCAGCTTGTACGCGAACAGCACGCCGCCCAGGAAGGACAGCCCCGCCCCCAGGATGAAGGGCAGCGCCCAGCGGCGTTCGTGGGCATACAGGCCCGGCGCAATAAAGGCCCACACCTGCCCCAGAATGAACGGCAGGGCCAGCGCCAGCCCCGCCCAGAACGAGATATTCAGGCTGAGCATCAGCTGTTCGGTGAGCTGCAGGGTCACCAGTTTGACGTTGCCGGCGGCGTACTGCTTGGAGTAGGTCAGCGGCTCTTTGAGCAGTTCAATGAGCTGCACCCGGAACTGAAACGCCACCACCAGGCCCAGCACCAGAAACACGAGGCTGATGATGATGCGCTTGCGCAGTTCATCAAGGTGGTCGAACAGCGGGGCGCTGGCCAGCCCGCCCTGGGAATTGGTGCCGTGGGACATGGAAGCAGGCCCCCTGACGGCTCAGCCGCGCCGTTCGGTTACAGACTCGGCGGGGGTGTGCAGCGGCGCGCCCGTGCTGGGGTCCAGCTGGCGCGAGGGCACGTCGGTCACGGGGCGGTCCTCGCTGGCGCGGGTTTCGCGCTTGAATTCCTTGATGCCCTGGCCCAGGCCCTTGCCCAGTTCCGGCAGCTTGCGGGCGCCGAACACCAGCGCGATGATCACGATCAGCAGAATGATTTCCAGCGGTCCAATTGACATGGCGGGTCTCCTTGGGGGCGCAGGGTTGGCCCCCCCTTGTCCTGAAGGTATGCGATTCGCGGCCGGGCAGATTGACCCCAGCTCACCTATCCAACCTTAATCTGCCCGGGTCAAGAGACGGTGAAGGGTGGCCAGGGTGGGGCGTGGCCTGTCACCGAACGGGGGGACTGGTTCAGCCTTCCGCGTAGAGCGGCTCGACCACCACGCTGCTTTTCCCCTCCCACCGTGCGGAAAACTCACGGAACTGCTGTGCAGAGGCAAGGTCTTGAAGAGCGGCGTAGCACTGGGGGGAAGCGGTCTGATCTCCCCGGACGATGGTTCCCTCTGGCCTGTTCGCCACGCTTGAGGGCTGTCTGGACCATTGCGGCCCACAGGCTGCCGCCCAGTTCTGGAACCGAACCGGGTGCCCCTCGCCGTCGGCACCTTGCGGGCCCGATTCCCAGAACGCCGAGGTTGTTTCCTCTTTGCCCCGCAGCTCCACGCGGGCCCCTGGTCGAGAAAATCCCACCATGCGGGGCGGCATGTCTCGGCAGCCCGATCAGATTCCCCAGCCGCCGTCCACCAGCAGTTCCTGCCCCGTGATGTACCCGGCCTCATGGGTGGCCAGAAACGCCACGGCCGCCGCCACCTCGCCGGCTTCACCAAAGCGCCGGGCGGGAATGCGCGCGGCCAGAGCCGCAGCCTCGGCAGGGTCGCGGTGCAGGGCCTGCAGGCGCTCGGTGGCGGTGTAACCGGGGGCCACGGTGTTGCAGGTCACGCCGTCTTCGGCAACCTCCAGCGCCAGGGTTTTCAGGTGATTGGTGACGGCCGCGCGCATGGCGTTGCTGACGGGCAGGTTCAGCGCCGGGCGCCCCACCGTCAGGCTGGTCACAGCAATGATGCGCCCCCAGCGCCGCTCGCGCATACCGGGCAGCACACCCGCTGCCAGGCGCGCTGTGCTGAGGAAGGTGGTTTCAAAGCCCTGCGTCCAGGCCGCCTCGGTGACCGCGCTGGGCCGGGCCGGGGGCGGGCCGCCCGCGTTGCTGACCAGAATATCCACCTCTGGCGCGGCGGCCAGTGCGGCCTGCACGCCGGCCTCGGTGCCCACATCGGCCACGACCCAGCGCGCGCCCAGGGGTTCGGCGGCGGCGCGCAGGGCCTCTTCGCCGCGCGCGGCCAGGGTCACCTGGGCCC containing:
- a CDS encoding SDR family oxidoreductase, which codes for MALFRLDGKRALVTGGSKGIGLAAAQALHELGAQVTLAARGEEALRAAAEPLGARWVVADVGTEAGVQAALAAAPEVDILVSNAGGPPPARPSAVTEAAWTQGFETTFLSTARLAAGVLPGMRERRWGRIIAVTSLTVGRPALNLPVSNAMRAAVTNHLKTLALEVAEDGVTCNTVAPGYTATERLQALHRDPAEAAALAARIPARRFGEAGEVAAAVAFLATHEAGYITGQELLVDGGWGI
- a CDS encoding twin-arginine translocase TatA/TatE family subunit; the encoded protein is MSIGPLEIILLIVIIALVFGARKLPELGKGLGQGIKEFKRETRASEDRPVTDVPSRQLDPSTGAPLHTPAESVTERRG
- the tatC gene encoding twin-arginine translocase subunit TatC: MSHGTNSQGGLASAPLFDHLDELRKRIIISLVFLVLGLVVAFQFRVQLIELLKEPLTYSKQYAAGNVKLVTLQLTEQLMLSLNISFWAGLALALPFILGQVWAFIAPGLYAHERRWALPFILGAGLSFLGGVLFAYKLVLPTMVPFLADFMAGAVEGNFSLGNYIGIITTFLIAFGLSFEMPILAVILTRIGIVNHVMLRRGWRIALVAIMVAAAIITPTPDPTNMLLVAVPLYALYELGVILSRAFRLPPPEESPALGL